From Helicoverpa armigera isolate CAAS_96S chromosome 29, ASM3070526v1, whole genome shotgun sequence, the proteins below share one genomic window:
- the LOC110383447 gene encoding 43 kDa receptor-associated protein of the synapse homolog, with translation MSWDSIESRDFLGGVPAHQLSATRLLSSPDPSRHHLEEPQEAYPFAEEYRANAGSGRNGTLVWGARFGPAHRPPTAGLLDCFRACRSRLDQYLARRKIERGVRLYGQNEQRLAVKVWLSALRGVRHRSDKFALLGHLYQAYMDFGKYRESLEFANRQLGISEELDSAPMRAEAYLNLARAHQTLGGLDRALSYARQALYNDCGGGSTAGCVHLTVAAVSLELGAFSKAMDAFQKALAVAQAQNDNTLLLQVYVGLSELWRRLRDAERAVACAARACDLGRGPRAADLNTRHHRTALLQMAAALRARGELGDAHDYCNEALRLAAVAGDQGCYARAVRIAGDVYRRKCDIGKALRHYEVAMGAGQALGDRLAQMEAMDGAARCLEALRLQGRICNCRPLEFNTRLLEVATSVGAKMLVRRVRLRLAEIYTGLGDVEAAARQKRAAAAWAAPACARCRSPLAERAEPLASLPCAHIVHHAYVSIYN, from the exons ATGTCATGGGACTCTATAGAGTCGCGCGACTTCCTAGG CGGGGTGCCGGCCCACCAGCTGTCGGCGACACGTCTGCTGAGCTCACCTGACCCATCCAGACACCACCTCGAAGAGCCACAAG AAGCCTACCCATTCGCAGAAGAATACCGAGCGAACGCTGGCTCCGGGCGGAATGGCACGCTGGTGTGGGGCGCCCGCTTCGGGCCCGCTCACCGCCCGCCCACGGCCGGCCTGCTCGACTGCTTCCGAGCCTGCAGGTCGAGGCTGGACCAGTATCTTGCAAGAAGGAAG ATCGAGCGCGGAGTCCGTCTCTACGGTCAGAATGAACAACGGCTAGCAGTCAAGGTCTGGCTATCTGCTCTCCGAGGAGTCAGACATAGAAGTGACAAGTTCGCGCTACTAGGCCATTTGTACCAGGCTTATATGGACTTCGGGAAGTATCG AGAATCTCTGGAATTCGCGAACAGACAGCTGGGTATATCTGAAGAGCTGGACTCGGCGCCAATGAGGGCTGAGGCTTACTTGAACCTCGCTAGAGCACACCAGACCTTGGGAGGACTCGACAG AGCCCTTTCCTACGCTCGTCAAGCGCTCTACAACGACTGCGGCGGCGGATCCACAGCGGGTTGCGTACATCTAACTGTAGCAGCCGTCAGTTTAGAACTGGGAGCGTTTTCTAAAGCCATGGACGCTTTCCAAAAGGCTCTAGCTGTGGCCCAAGCGCAGAATGATAATACGCTGTTGTTGCAG GTATACGTAGGTCTCTCAGAGCTCTGGCGTCGTCTCCGCGACGCAGAACGCGCAGTAGCGTGTGCGGCCCGCGCCTGCGACCTGGGCCGCGGGCCCCGCGCCGCCGACCTCAACACCCGCCACCACCGCACCGCGCTATTGCAGATGGCCGCCGCTTTGAGAGCACGCGGCGAGCTGGGGGATGCGCATGATTATTGTAAT GAAGCATTACGACTGGCCGCAGTGGCGGGAGACCAGGGATGTTACGCGCGAGCTGTCCGCATCGCGGGCGATGTGTACCGAAGAAAATGTGACATCGGGAAGGCTttaag ACATTACGAAGTAGCAATGGGAGCGGGTCAAGCTTTAGGCGACCGCCTCGCCCAAATGGAAGCCATGGACGGGGCCGCCCGATGCCTCGAGGCGTTGAGACTGCAAGGCCGGATCTGTAATTGTAGGCCATTGGAGTTCAATACAAGGCTGCTGGAGGTTGCTACTTCTGTTGGGGCTAAG ATGTTAGTACGTCGCGTACGTCTGCGCCTAGCAGAGATCTACACCGGCCTGGGCGACGTGGAGGCGGCAGCGAGACAGAAGCGAGCGGCGGCCGCGTGGGCAGCGCCCGCCTGCGCCCGCTGCCGCTCCCCGCTCGCCGAGCGCGCCGAGCCGCTCGCGTCTCTGCCCTGCGCGCATATCGTGCATCACGCGTATGTATCTATATACAACTAG